The following coding sequences are from one Cygnus olor isolate bCygOlo1 chromosome 2, bCygOlo1.pri.v2, whole genome shotgun sequence window:
- the MTURN gene encoding maturin — MAFEALAEAAERWCARTPFQLIAAEETERRMDFYAEPGVSFYVLCPEAACGDNFHVWSESEDCLPFLQLAQDYISSCGKKTLHEILEKVFKSFRPLLGLPDVDDDAFEEYNADVEEEEPEADHQQMGVSQQ, encoded by the exons ATGGCTTTCGAGGCGCTGGCGGAGGCTGCGGAGCGGTGGTGCGCCCGCACGCCCTTCCAGCTCATCGCCGCCGAGGAGACGGAGCGGCGCATGGACTTCTACGCCGAGCCCGGGGTCTCCTTCTACGTCCTCTGCCCGGAGGCCGCCTGCGGCGACAATTTC CACGTGTGGAGTGAAAGCGAGGACTGCTTACCTTTCCTGCAGCTCGCGCAGGACTACATCTCCTCCTGTGGGAAAAAGACGCTCcatgaaatactggaaaaagtcTTCAAGTCCTTCAGACCC CTACTTGGGCTTCCAGATGTTGATGATGATGCATTTGAAGAATATAATGCAGATGTGGAAGAAGAGGAACCAGAAGCCGATCACCAACAAATGGGTGTCAGTCAGCAGTAA